The genomic segment AAAAAGCTGCTGCTACTTTCATTTCCTGGCAGCGTTATCATGGCCACATCTTACTGAAGGATACAAACACATATTGATGGGGGAGTAGGCATGGGGCCGTAGTATGGTTGTGTAGTGTGTATTGTAGCCAGTGTGTGCTTATGAGACTCCCTGTGTTTCTTCCACAGTGCATCACTAATGCAGCCCGGGACCATGGCATCCCCTCCTCCATGCACATGCCTGACAAGGTATTGAACTTCGTCAAGGACCACTTCCTGATGGACAGTGTGATCCGCAGCCAGCCCCTCCTGCTGAAACGCAGCGTCCGCTACACCCAGATAGCTGTCCACCGGGTCCAGGCTATCCATAAACACTACAATGTGCTCTTCATTGGAACAGGTACTGTAAACAGGCTCTGCTGACAGAACTTCTCCCCCTTTCCTGTTCTGTATGAGAGGCAGAGCTCTAGCAGACATTAACCATCTACTGTTCTGTCATATGTCTCTGGCAGATGACGGAAGACTCCACAAAGCCATTAATGTCAACAACAAGATGCACATCATTGAGGAGATGGTGCTCTTCACTGACCCCCAGCCTGTAGAACACATAGAACTGGAGTCTGAGAAGGTACAGTACAGAGTGTAGAGTGGGAACTCTGTTTATTTCTGAAGCATCTCCTCATAGTGGTAGTAATATTGAGCTCACTAAATGTCAGCACTATCAGCTTAGGGGTCCCATGAGCCGTGAAGAGAGCCGGAGCTTGAAGGGGAGCTCAGCTCACATTCATTGGGATAATTGCATGCAACTTCCTATCAGGGGAACTGAAAACAGATGGGTTGTAAACGGCGTGTGACCCATCATGAATCTTGTCCTGTGTTACTCTGTGCTGTTACTCTGTGCTGTTACTCTGTGCTGTTAGCCTGTGCTGGTAGCCTGTGCTGGTAGTCTGTGCTGGTAGTCTGTGCTGTTAGTCTGTGATGTTACTCCAGCATTGGGTTCGTAGAGGGGATGGTGTTGATACTATATTAAAGAGGGGTAACTATGTGAATACATGACCTAGGCCTATTCCTCCCTGGcatctgactgtctgactggtcTATCTACAGGGCCTGCTGTTTGTGTCCTCCTACTCTGGCCTGGTGGAGGTCCCTGTGGCTAACTGCTCCAACTACCAGAGCTGTGGAGAGTGTGTCCTGTCCAGAGACCCTTACTGTGCCTGGACAGGGAGGCAGTGCCTGGATGTCAGGCTGGCTCCACCAGATAGGTATGGTTCATCCAGACCACCAACCATTATACTTTACATTTCCATGGTCCACTCAGAGAGATGTAGGTGTTACTCATCAAATAAATACTAGCCTTGTATTGGCATGTAAGAGATAGGTATAAACTATTTTGATGCTAAGCTCTCATAATGACTGAAAACTTTCCAGAACATTTGACTACTCAAATGACTACTCAAACTACTAGTGACAATACAGGAAAATGCTCAATGCTGTCTGCTTACATGCTATATGTGCAGACTAACACTGTAGTCTGTCAAGACCATCTATGTGTAGATTGATAGTGCACGTTAGAGCTGTTCTGAGACACCCATTTCTCTGATTTACTGTTGTCTGTTTTCTCAGCCACTGGCAGCAGGATGTGGATGAGGCAGACACATCAGTTATCTGCAACAAGACACAGCCCAGCCCTCGCTTTGTTAAACCCCCACCCACACGTAAGTACGGTACCATACCATCTGCTCCTGCTGGACTAAATCCTTTCGGCTCTATACTGTACCACTGTGCTCTACTCTGGGACTGctgcatttaaattaacatttTGCTGACAATTTTATTCCGATATTCCCTTACCATCATTATTCGTACCCAGCTCATTTAATTTATTCCTTCTCAGCGCACTCCTACTCAGCTACCACAGTGATATAATAATGCAGTTTGTTCAAACTACCTGGGATGGACTTGCTTTCACAAATGAAAAAGCCATTCCTTTTGTTGTCTGCAGGGATGTCTTCATGCCAGGTGATAATGATCCCAGCCAACACATTCAAAGTGCTGCCCTGTAAGCTGCGCTCCAACCTGGCCGAGAGGAAGTGGGAGTACAGTGAGGGTGCAGGTCACTTCCTGTACCCCAGTCCTGAGGGAGGTCTAGTGGTGGTGGCCCAGGCTGACAGACAGGAGACCTATGAGTGCTGGTCAGTGGAGGAGGGCTTCAGGCAACTCCTGGCCAACTACTGTGTGAGAGGTGAGGCCAGACAGGAGAGCACCACCCTGATCGGCCACTCACGCACCCCTCTGGTCCCCCAGGAGGAGCCAATCATCCTACCTGGAGAGACCCGCTCCCCACAGATCAACACCAAGACCTACTGGAACGAGCTGATCGTAGTGTGTGCCCTGCTGGGCTTCTCCCTGGTGGTCTTCTCCCTGTTTGTGGTCTACAGGAACCGTGACCGCATGAAGTCCATGCTGAAGGAAGGTGAGTGTCCTAACATGCAGCAGAAGAAACCCAGGATAGTGGGGAAGCCAGCAGAAAACTTGCCTCTGAATGGCAACAACACAGTTCCAGCATCTGTGTCAGACCACAAGGGTTACCAGACCCTCAATGACAACTACATCTGCAACACGCCGTCACATGAATGCTCATCACCAGACAACAGCAAGAGCTTCTCAGAGTCAGAGAAGAGGCCTCTGAACTTGAAGGAGAGCACTGTAGAGATCTCGCACACCTGCCCGCGGCCTCGGGTGAGACTGGGCTCAGAGATCAAAGACTCCATTGTGTGAGGACGGCTTTGATCAACTTGAGCAGGAGATAAAACTGTAATGCAGAGTGACTAACTTTGAACTGTAAGGAAAGAGGGGACTATAAgtgaaagaaaagaaaaacactgAAGGAGGGAACACTGAAAACCGCCAACCTCTTCGCAAAGAGGGACATTTCATTACACTGATTTTGCACATTTGTCTTTTTCATTTTGTCCCTATAGTCAGTTCTCATTTCTTTGTTCAGTGACTCTTCTTTCTCTAGTGCATCTGAAGCACAATGAAGAGAAGCTGATACAGATTGCCTTCAGACTATTGAAGCCGTGGAATTATGCTCATGGTGGGTATAGGACACATACAGCTGATATTGTCCTTCTGTAACAATTTGTATATGGTTTAGTCATGTTTGTATGCTTTGCCACTCAATCCGTCCAAATACTCTGTTGGCATTGAATTGAAAGTAGAGAGATACTCTATGGGTCAACAACTGACCCTTAACTCTCCCACCTACATCCATAAGCATTGGCTTAGCCCTGCACTGAGACAGACTCGGTGCATGGATAGCAGTGGAATAAACAACCTCGTATTCAAACATTAGATCATTAGGCCTATGACTTAGTTATAACAGCAATTTTTTACatctttatataactaggcaagtcagttaagaacaaattcttatttacaaagacggtctaccggggaacagtgggttaactgccttgttcaggggtagaacaacagaggtttaccttgtcagctcggggattcaatccagcaacctttcagttactggcccaacgctctaaccactaggctacctgccgcccctattaaattaaggcagtttaaaCTGTACATAAACCTCAATGCAGCATAACCAGACAGGCATTAGAATGGTATCCACTGGTCAAGAGAAGGGCTAGCagtaccagagagacatggagaggaaccAATGAGGAATGAATGAAAGAGGTAGTGACCACCTGGAATGAGGTGAGGTTAAAACAGCACACAACAGAATAACATAACACTGGAGAGGTATTGTTGAGGCCCACTGCTCTGCTCCACCAGAGTGGCACAGATGGGGTTTGTAAGTCCCAAAGTATTGGAGGATATGGTGCCTAAGTTGTGTAAGATTGACATTCACAGGTTTGAAATGTACTCTTGACATTCGGGAAGACCCTAGACCAGGTATTAACATATTGTTCATTGTGGAGCGTACAGACTATGCAAAGCACATCATGTGAAGTGGGGTGAAAGGTCACACCGAAATCTGATCTTGAGACTGCAAGCACATTCTTAATTACAGAGAATGAGAGGCATACTTACATGCAATTTAGTATGCAAGTGATTTTGAGCCATTTCTGTGTCATAGAGGCATGGGATGAGATAAAGACTATCACTAGGCCTGGAGTTGATGTAGCTAGGCTGAAGTCCCAGTATAAAATGGTTAATGACTAGTTCAGAGTGCCAGTCAGGAACTGATTCCTTCAATCCAAATTCAGTCACCAAGTTAAAGTGGGCTGAGACTATAAAAACCTGTTCACCACATTGTTTAGATAGCTCTGTTCTGGTCCTGTTATTCAGAGACCAGTAGACAGCAGAGTTTAGAAGAGCCAAAGGAAGAGTGGCAACAACAGAGAATCAGCCAGTGGGCTATGGAGCTCTTAGTGTCGTTGATGTGACACAGCCAGAGGCAACCAAGCTCCTGCGTGTTAATTTATGTAAACAAAGTGATTGTTGTGccaaaaataacttgtttttaaATCATGCATCTTCTGTTTTCATCCTATCCAACACAACTGTCATGTCAAATCAATGCTTTATGTTTAATGGGCCTGACTGATTCAGCATGTACTGTACCGAACAGTATGTTCTTAGGCCATTCATAACGTAGTGCATATGAAAGCTGTCATAGTTACAACCATCACCTCTGGTTTAATGACACTAATGACTGTAAAATGTGATTTACTAACATGGAGCGAAAGGTCACACAGCCAGTTATGGACCAGTCAATGGAGGAATGTGTGTGTTAAAAAAAAACTACTATAGAAACCGATATTGTTAAAGTATAGAACCTGCAAAATATTTTATCATCCAAAAGCAAGGGCTTTATTCAGGCATTACAATACCCAATAACAGGTATATGTTTCCAGCTGTTCATGAtgggaaataaataataattatacATTTCAAATGAAAGAATATCAATTTCGTATTCCATAGATGTTGCTATGTCAGTGCAAAATTGTGGTAAATATGAACTCTTGCAACATTGTGTTGTGGAATGTGGTGATACAAGTATTCCAAAACTATTTCTAAGTAAAACCGTTTATTTAAGCTTATTCTAGATATTGAATTTTGTACAAGGGAcaatttttaaaaaatgacaaAGTAGCTGTGCaaaaagcatactgctaaaggaCTGCCATGTTGGCTGATTGTATATAATGTACATTTGTATTGTATTGGAGAAGACTGGTGAAAGTTGTATCATTGTGGTGAAAGTGCAGAACCAGCAAACACCTTGAGAATGCGTTGTTTTTGCACAGAATGTTGGAAATACTTAGTTTGGGATACAAATTAGGATTTTGTTGAATTATGTATTAAGTTTTCAATTGATTTTTTCATGCCTTTTAAGCAAAGTTAAAGAATCGAGTTGTACATCTTGGGATACTAAATGTGTTCTCCTGTCCTTGTGACATGAATTAATCACATGGATAAcctggtagcagcagcagcatcacctGCATGATATGTAAGACAGAATAGACTGTAGGACTCTACTGGGCATGCCCAACAATACAATTACAACACTTAGAGTGAATTCCTTTAGATTATGGCCAGTATCAGTACAACAACTCTGTTAGAATGGCTTCAACTTCAGTCACAATGTATTTCTGTGTTGACACTATTGCAAACCCTTGTATATGGAATTATAGTCTCAACCTGTACAGAAATCCCAAGGTCTGCACAACACTTGTGAACTCCATCAGGGTTTCAATGACTCCAATTGTAAcaaagatgagaggagaagaagtTGAAACATTGTCTTGACAACTGAACATTTcatgattattttttattttgtgacAAAGATTGCAAGTGAAGAAATGACAGCTTGGATCAGATGAGTAAAGTTATCTAAACTCAATAATACATTAGCCGAATGTAGAACAAAATCAGCCTGAATATCTAGCATAATAGGTTCAGACATGCAGCATACAAATCTCTTGTTTGATCACTGCTCCAAATGAATATATACTTACATAAGATTTGAGACTGCTGTTATACGCTTCTACTGAGTTGCAGTAAGGCACCTCTGTTAGTTGAAGAACCACTTCAGCCAAGCCTTCTAATTGTGACAGTGTAACAAGTTTCTCTGACTCATGTCAACATGTCTTGTAAGTTTGTATGTTAAAATGCTTTGTAAATTGAGCTGCCAATGTAAAAAGCTCTTGTgaactgtatttttttatattatACATCACTACTGTTTCAGTTGTTTTTATTGTTCTGTACATAAAAGcactttatttacttttttttttaataaagatAAATGGATACAATTAGTTTCCTATATGGTTCATGAACTCTATAGTTGTAATGCCACATGAAATTAGAGAATAACCTCAATTTAGACAGGATCCAGGACACAAGTTGCGCTTGTCACATTGCTGCACTTGATTATGAGGCAATACACCAATCAAACAAATGTTGAAAATCTGTCTTTATCATAAAGGTTCAGTCATTGCTAAATGGATCCAAATACTGTATTGGTGTAAGAAGTAGTTCCAGACTTGCCTGATTCTGCTCTTACACTGCCACTGTGTGGCCACAATATTATCAACAACTTTCAGAAGATTTATTGTAATGTAAAAAGGGATTTCTGTCATTACAGTAAGGAATGTTGTTATTGGTATGTTCTTTAAAAGCAGTATATGTGAGCCATTTTTATCCCCTCTGTTCTTTGATTAGTAAAATGTTAACAGTGACTGTGTCTTCTGTCAACACATTAGTCACATTAAGGTGGAGCACAGCGTTTGCTGACGCATTCCACCAGACTCAAATAAAAACATGCAAAGAACAGCGCGGAAAGTTCCTGTTGAACTTGTTCAGTCTTTTTTTATGGGGGCTTAATTCTTGCATTATCATGTAAAACAAATAAGCTAATAGTGTAGTTCTGTGTTTTTTTAGTAGTGGTGTTTCTGTCACAGTAGTAAAAATAAGTATGGCTAGGGATATCACATGGTAGGGTGGAGTTAATTACTGAGTATGCCTACAGTGTAAcaatggcaggcaggcaggcaagtatTCTTGATAAAGAGTGCAGTCCACACCTGAAAGGAAAATAGTCTACTTTGGTGTCATAGGTAGAATCCTTGCCACATCCTAGCAATGAATATACAATTATTCTCCACCCCTGTGCAAATACATCATATACTATTTTAAAATATTGTTGAGATACATttcatttaaatattttattatgaGTGTTTTATACATGTAAATTGTGTATTTTGTTTAAACTTTATTTGTGATACCTACATCCactcaataaaaaataaagtatgTGAGTTGCATGACAACGTGTACaaacactgacatttttaacaacagttaaaaaaaaaatatagccAAGTACAGGTGACGCACATTCTCAGTCTGATGTCTTGGCCCCAGCGCTGT from the Oncorhynchus kisutch isolate 150728-3 linkage group LG4, Okis_V2, whole genome shotgun sequence genome contains:
- the sema4ba gene encoding semaphorin-4B gives rise to the protein MWTISMVQLCLPAFTLLLAYAFVQAAATEDDVTPRLSFTYNAKERSAKRFSVDGVFNYTSLLLSKEDNMLYVGAREELFALNLSDISRVKLQRNLTWSTPKMKRDECSFKGKDLQTDCFNYIKILLHVNSTHLYVCGTYAFSPICAYINTADFTLVRSQTGEIVTEDGRSRCPFNPEYKSTAIMADGELYAGTVSNFQGNEPIIYKSLGQGAALKTENSLNWLQDPAFVGSAYIQESLPKGNPVGDDDKIYFFFSEAGKEFDFFDKTIVSRIARVCKGDKGGERVLQKKWTTFLKAQLLCSLPDDGFPFNIIQDMFVLTPRPEDWKNTVFYGVFTSQWYKGASGSSAVCAFTMEQVEKAFNGRYREVNRETQQWYTYNHPVPEPRPGTCITNAARDHGIPSSMHMPDKVLNFVKDHFLMDSVIRSQPLLLKRSVRYTQIAVHRVQAIHKHYNVLFIGTDDGRLHKAINVNNKMHIIEEMVLFTDPQPVEHIELESEKGLLFVSSYSGLVEVPVANCSNYQSCGECVLSRDPYCAWTGRQCLDVRLAPPDSHWQQDVDEADTSVICNKTQPSPRFVKPPPTRMSSCQVIMIPANTFKVLPCKLRSNLAERKWEYSEGAGHFLYPSPEGGLVVVAQADRQETYECWSVEEGFRQLLANYCVRGEARQESTTLIGHSRTPLVPQEEPIILPGETRSPQINTKTYWNELIVVCALLGFSLVVFSLFVVYRNRDRMKSMLKEGECPNMQQKKPRIVGKPAENLPLNGNNTVPASVSDHKGYQTLNDNYICNTPSHECSSPDNSKSFSESEKRPLNLKESTVEISHTCPRPRVRLGSEIKDSIV